The following proteins are co-located in the Hevea brasiliensis isolate MT/VB/25A 57/8 chromosome 11, ASM3005281v1, whole genome shotgun sequence genome:
- the LOC110650281 gene encoding polyphenol oxidase, chloroplastic-like, with product MLSSTLKPSMGSFSPSTNAATFTISNSSLFCPSFPNTSQLSITKKRNHPYVPRVISFFLSFFFFNPTTRRDFLIGLGGFYCATILGEPFAFAKPISTPDLTKCGEVDMPIGAKPPINCCPPTSTKILDFKLPSSKFPLRIRPAAHLVDDAYIAKYSKAVELMKALPEDDPRSFMQQAKVHCAYCDGAYDQEGFPDLQIHIHNSWLFFPFHRYFVYFHEKILGKLINDPTFALPFWNWDSPEGMRLPALYANPKSPLYNQYRNKNHQPPTLVDLHYNGNENCTSDQDQQSSNLSIMYRQMVSNGKTAKLFLGSSYRAGDEPDPGIGSIENIPHNTVHVWTGDNTQPNFEDMGDFYSAARDPIFFSHHSNIDRMWTIWKTLGGKRTEFTDPDWLDATFLFYDENANLVRVKVRDCIDHKKMRYAYQEVDIPWLKSKPTPRTLIKKVAKGFHHHGQEAQAPKTQNLTPISSFPLVLDKVKSTMVKRPKKSRSKKEKEEEEEILVINGIEFERDAVMKFDLYVNDEHDSPSGPDKSEFAGSFVNVPHAHKHGKKMKTYLRLGITDLLEDLGAEDDDSVMVTLVPRIGKGHAKIGGIKIEIVQD from the coding sequence ATGCTATCATCAACACTCAAACCAAGCATGGGTTCTTTCTCTCCATCCACCAATGCTGCAACCTTTACTATTTCTAACTCCTCCTTGTTCTGCCCCTCCTTCCCAAACACATCTCAACTTTCCATTACCAAAAAACGAAACCATCCTTATGTTCCCAGGgtaatttctttttttctttctttttttttctttaacccTACCACTAGGAGAGATTTTCTTATTGGTCTAGGAGGATTCTATTGTGCAACCATTCTTGGTGAACCATTTGCCTTTGCCAAGCCAATCTCAACCCCAGACCTAACCAAATGTGGCGAAGTAGACATGCCGATCGGTGCCAAGCCCCCCATCAACTGCTGCCCTCCAACATCCACAAAGATATTAGACTTTAAGCTTCCTTCTTCAAAGTTCCCATTACGCATTAGACCTGCAGCTCATTTGGTTGATGATGCTTACATAGCCAAGTACTCCAAAGCTGTTGAGCTCATGAAAGCCCTCCCTGAAGATGATCCTCGTAGCTTTATGCAACAAGCCAAAGTTCACTGTGCTTATTGTGATGGCGCTTATGATCAAGAGGGGTTTCCAGACTTACAAATTCATATTCACAACTCGTGGCTTTTCTTTCCCTTTCATAGATACTTTGTTTATTTCCATGAAAAAATCTTGGGAAAACTGATTAATGATCCAACTTTCGCTTTACCTTTTTGGAACTGGGATTCCCCTGAAGGAATGCGATTGCCAGCCctatatgctaaccctaaatcaCCACTTTATAACCAGTACCGCAACAAGAATCACCAGCCGCCAACATTAGTTGATCTTCACTACAATGGCAACGAAAACTGCACATCAGATCAAGATCAACAGTCTAGCAATCTTAGCATAATGTACCGGCAAATGGTTTCTAATGGCAAGACTGCTAAGCTCTTTCTTGGAAGTTCCTACCGTGCCGGCGACGAACCAGACCCTGGAATCGGTTCTATTGAGAACATCCCACACAATACAGTACACGTCTGGACTGGGGATAACACCCAGCCAAATTTTGAAGACATGGGAGATTTCTACTCAGCTGCAAGAGATCCAATATTTTTTTCTCATCACTCCAACATTGATCGAATGTGGACGATATGGAAGACGTTAGGAGGCAAGCGAACTGAGTTCACTGATCCTGATTGGCTTGATGCAACGTTTCTTTTCTACGATGAGAATGCCAATCTTGTTCGTGTAAAGGTTAGGGACTGTATTGACCATAAAAAAATGAGATATGCTTATCAAGAAGTTGATATACCTTGGCTGAAATCCAAGCCAACACCAAGAACGTTAATCAAGAAAGTGGCTAAGGGTTTTCATCACCATGGCCAGGAAGCTCAAGCAcctaaaacacaaaatttgacACCAATAAGTTCATTCCCTTTAGTGTTGGATAAAGTGAAAAGCACTATGGTTAAGAGGCCAAAGAAATCAAGAAGcaagaaagagaaagaagaggaagaggaaatTTTAGTGATAAATGGGATAGAGTTTGAAAGAGATGCAGTGATGAAGTTTGATCTGTATGTAAATGATGAGCATGATTCGCCAAGTGGACCAGACAAGTCTGAGTTTGCAGGAAGCTTTGTGAATGTGCCTCATGCACATAAACATGGGAAGAAAATGAAGACATATTTGAGATTAGGGATTACAGATTTATTGGAGGATTTGGGTGCCGAAGATGATGATAGTGTGATGGTGACCTTGGTGCCTAGAATTGGTAAGGGTCATGCTAAAATTGGTGGTATCAAAATTGAAATTGTTCAAGATTGA